From a region of the Catalinimonas alkaloidigena genome:
- a CDS encoding DUF1572 family protein, with protein MIAALHEFFRRGLDQLREEIGAYPDENFIWRKLPGTTNSAGNLTLHLLGNLNHFVGQGLGKTGYQREREREFTEQDVSRELLLQRIQSTLDMMEEVCLDLEEEQLPYAYPEEHNAGQDQSIGFMMARLLAHFHYHLGQINYHRRYFVAA; from the coding sequence ATGATTGCGGCATTGCACGAATTTTTTCGCCGTGGCCTGGATCAACTCCGGGAAGAGATCGGCGCGTATCCTGACGAGAACTTCATCTGGCGCAAACTCCCCGGCACCACCAACTCGGCCGGGAATCTGACGCTCCACCTGCTGGGTAACCTCAACCACTTTGTGGGACAGGGCCTGGGCAAAACGGGCTACCAGCGCGAACGCGAACGCGAGTTTACCGAACAGGACGTTTCCCGCGAGCTGCTGTTGCAACGCATCCAGTCGACCCTCGACATGATGGAAGAAGTGTGCCTGGACCTGGAGGAAGAACAATTGCCGTACGCTTACCCGGAAGAGCACAACGCCGGGCAGGACCAGAGCATCGGTTTTATGATGGCTCGCCTGCTGGCGCACTTTCATTACCACCTCGGGCAAATCAACTACCACCGTCGGTATTTTGTGGCGGCGTAA
- a CDS encoding SDR family NAD(P)-dependent oxidoreductase: protein MELNIEGKVAVITGGDSGIGLETAKFLVKEGVKIVLSDIDKEELEKAADEVRALAKDKNDVITIVADLAENEQVVKMAETVKQKFGGASMLINCAGARGAAGDFLELTDDDWMKTIEIDLLAAVRLCRAFIPQMLENKWGRVILIASENALQPYEEESPYNACKAAIINLSKCLSRAYSAEDILINTVSPAYVETPMTDAMMEELAKERGTSEEEAVKWFVKNKRPYIAMQRRGKPKEVASVIAFLCSEHATYVNGSNVRVDGGAVETAFG from the coding sequence ATGGAGTTAAATATTGAAGGAAAAGTAGCCGTGATTACCGGAGGAGATTCGGGAATCGGCCTTGAAACTGCAAAATTTCTGGTGAAAGAAGGAGTCAAGATCGTTCTTTCCGATATCGATAAAGAAGAGCTGGAGAAAGCGGCCGACGAGGTGCGCGCGCTGGCCAAAGACAAAAATGACGTCATCACCATCGTGGCCGATCTGGCCGAAAACGAGCAGGTGGTGAAGATGGCCGAAACCGTCAAACAGAAGTTCGGTGGAGCCAGCATGCTGATCAACTGCGCCGGGGCGCGCGGCGCGGCGGGCGACTTTCTGGAGCTGACCGACGACGACTGGATGAAGACCATCGAGATCGACCTGCTGGCGGCCGTGCGACTGTGCCGGGCGTTTATCCCGCAGATGCTCGAAAACAAATGGGGGCGGGTGATTCTGATCGCTTCGGAAAACGCCCTCCAGCCCTACGAAGAAGAAAGCCCCTACAACGCCTGTAAAGCGGCCATCATCAACCTGTCGAAGTGCCTTTCGCGCGCTTATAGTGCCGAAGATATTCTGATCAACACGGTGTCGCCGGCCTACGTCGAAACGCCGATGACCGACGCCATGATGGAAGAACTGGCCAAAGAGCGGGGTACTTCGGAAGAAGAGGCCGTGAAATGGTTCGTCAAAAACAAGCGACCGTACATCGCCATGCAGCGCCGCGGTAAGCCCAAAGAGGTGGCCTCGGTCATTGCCTTCCTTTGCTCGGAGCATGCCACGTACGTGAACGGCAGCAACGTCCGTGTCGACGGCGGCGCTGTGGAAACGGCATTCGGTTGA
- a CDS encoding ABC transporter permease yields the protein MFYNYWQIILRQCLKHRAYTLINVVGLTAGLVTCLLAFLYAHHEYSYDRFHQHHERTYRIISHYRSQWYPVLGFPGYADADAAQQQEKLDYLRALPDIEKVAQFAVTGDQENFITTREKTFAQKHILFTNTGPAFLDLFTWTFLEGDPTSAFAQPNSAILTETAARRHFGETYAEAALGHTIRLDSIDYRITGIIADVPDVSHVGFEMALNPARIPAWGAYTYVRSRPEVTPARLATEITAALHRQNPARVDDPLVKGEQVQRLADIHLRSNVLYELKPPGDVRYFYLFAWMGAVILLITLISYVNLSVAVYHGRHKEVGLRKVLGARPWELRVQFLCEALFFALLSWLLALGVIDALLPAFNRLMNLELINLYVRDWRFVLAPLALVVLIAGLAGLYPALLLAGQHIVGLFRPKQHPKRNARLRRVLVISQFTLIISLLGVTYIINDQLRYVQRKNLGFVREGIVQIPLEDVDVYQRLKQRLVQEPDIHQVGSGLLPGSATFNHIDYVPEGFQVVMDDAHTLYMDVAYWQVLGMDSAALSAALHPGAPEQLFYINETAARQFGWDAHSAVGKTIVLEPSWENGALGEGIPKTVAGVLPDIHFFSLRQKVGPLFYEVAQEPRWVEQMVVRFDATQTSQVLSLLEREYQALVKEAPFSYEFLTERLDQLYAQERDISRLTLVISGIAMALALLGLLGLVAYLAQTRTKEIGVRKVLGASIGQVLLLLNREFIVGVAVATLLAAPVAYLLAQQWLLDFAYRVDIKVSILLVIGLSISLLTSLVVSLRSLLVATANPVEALRDE from the coding sequence ATGTTCTACAACTACTGGCAGATTATCCTTCGGCAGTGCCTTAAGCACCGCGCCTACACCCTGATCAACGTAGTTGGCCTGACGGCGGGGCTGGTCACCTGCCTGCTGGCTTTCCTCTACGCTCACCACGAGTATTCGTACGATCGCTTCCATCAGCACCACGAACGCACCTACCGCATCATCAGTCATTACCGTTCCCAGTGGTACCCCGTGCTGGGATTTCCCGGTTATGCAGACGCCGACGCAGCCCAACAGCAGGAAAAACTCGACTACCTGCGTGCCCTGCCGGACATTGAGAAAGTCGCTCAGTTCGCCGTCACAGGCGATCAGGAAAACTTTATTACCACCCGGGAGAAGACGTTTGCCCAGAAGCACATTCTCTTTACGAATACGGGACCTGCCTTCCTCGATCTTTTCACCTGGACGTTTCTGGAAGGCGACCCGACCTCTGCGTTTGCCCAACCCAACAGTGCGATCCTGACAGAAACGGCCGCCCGGCGTCACTTCGGCGAGACGTATGCAGAGGCGGCCTTAGGGCACACCATTCGCCTGGACAGCATCGACTACCGCATCACGGGCATTATCGCAGATGTGCCAGACGTTTCGCACGTTGGGTTCGAGATGGCGTTAAATCCCGCCCGGATTCCTGCCTGGGGGGCCTACACCTACGTGCGCAGCCGACCCGAGGTCACGCCCGCGCGCCTGGCTACGGAAATCACCGCCGCGTTGCATCGCCAGAATCCGGCGCGCGTCGACGATCCGCTCGTCAAAGGCGAACAGGTACAACGCCTGGCCGACATCCACCTGCGTTCCAATGTTCTATACGAACTCAAGCCCCCCGGCGACGTGCGCTATTTTTACCTGTTTGCGTGGATGGGCGCGGTGATTCTGCTCATTACCCTCATCAGCTACGTCAACCTGTCGGTAGCCGTTTACCACGGCCGCCACAAAGAAGTGGGCCTGCGCAAAGTGCTGGGCGCACGCCCCTGGGAACTCCGCGTGCAATTTTTGTGTGAAGCGTTGTTTTTCGCGCTGTTAAGCTGGCTGCTCGCCCTCGGAGTGATCGACGCCCTCCTCCCTGCCTTTAACCGTCTGATGAATCTGGAACTGATCAACCTCTACGTCCGCGACTGGCGCTTCGTACTGGCTCCGCTGGCGTTGGTAGTGCTCATTGCCGGACTGGCGGGTCTTTACCCTGCGCTGCTGCTGGCCGGACAGCACATCGTCGGCCTTTTCCGACCCAAACAACACCCCAAACGCAACGCCCGGCTGCGTCGGGTACTGGTCATCAGCCAGTTTACGCTCATCATTAGTCTGCTGGGCGTCACTTATATCATCAACGATCAGTTGCGTTACGTGCAACGAAAGAACCTGGGGTTTGTGCGGGAAGGGATCGTGCAGATTCCGCTAGAGGATGTCGACGTCTACCAACGTCTGAAACAGCGGCTGGTGCAGGAACCGGACATCCACCAGGTAGGCAGCGGTCTGTTGCCCGGCAGTGCCACGTTCAATCATATCGATTACGTGCCGGAAGGATTTCAGGTGGTGATGGACGATGCGCATACCCTGTATATGGACGTCGCCTACTGGCAGGTATTGGGCATGGACAGTGCCGCCCTGTCGGCAGCGTTGCATCCTGGTGCGCCGGAGCAACTGTTTTACATCAACGAGACCGCCGCCCGTCAGTTCGGCTGGGACGCGCACAGCGCGGTCGGCAAAACGATTGTGCTGGAACCTTCGTGGGAAAACGGGGCCTTGGGCGAGGGCATTCCTAAAACCGTGGCCGGTGTTCTCCCCGACATTCACTTTTTTTCGCTGCGCCAGAAGGTGGGGCCCCTGTTCTATGAAGTAGCCCAGGAGCCCCGGTGGGTGGAGCAGATGGTGGTCCGGTTCGATGCCACGCAGACTTCGCAAGTGCTCTCCCTACTGGAACGCGAATACCAAGCACTGGTCAAAGAGGCCCCGTTCAGCTACGAGTTTCTGACGGAGCGCCTGGATCAACTGTACGCGCAGGAACGAGACATCTCTCGACTGACGCTCGTTATCAGCGGCATCGCCATGGCACTGGCGCTGCTGGGCCTGCTAGGGCTGGTAGCCTACCTGGCGCAAACCCGCACCAAAGAGATCGGCGTGCGCAAAGTACTGGGTGCCTCGATCGGGCAGGTGTTGCTGCTGCTGAACCGGGAATTTATCGTGGGAGTGGCGGTGGCTACCCTCCTCGCCGCACCGGTCGCCTACCTGCTGGCACAGCAGTGGCTGCTGGATTTTGCCTACCGCGTCGATATCAAGGTAAGCATCTTGTTGGTCATTGGTCTGAGCATCAGCCTGCTTACGTCACTGGTAGTCAGCTTACGTTCACTGCTGGTCGCGACCGCCAACCCCGTAGAAGCCTTACGCGATGAATAA